The sequence below is a genomic window from Cicer arietinum cultivar CDC Frontier isolate Library 1 chromosome 6, Cicar.CDCFrontier_v2.0, whole genome shotgun sequence.
GGTCTGAATTAAGTCCACTAGAAGAAAGATCTTTAAAGAGACTTAACCAAAAACTAGAAGAAGCTAGTGTATATGTTAGCACGTAAGATGTTAAATACCAATGATGCACCGGTCCCAACTGCAAATAGCTTTGCTCCATTCCTCTGCACAAGAGATGGTCATGTTAAAAATATTGAGTAAATCAGCATTTTGGTTCTCGAAATTATAAGGGTCAAACAATTTAGTccctaaattttacaaaaaaacaaACTAGCCCCTTAAGTTATAGAACATCAATCAATTTAGTCTTGCCGTCAAAATATCTCTTTAATAAACATCGTCAAAACCAATGAAAGATCTACatattgttggtatatatgttgattgatatttttcaacTTAAGAGACTAAATTGTTGTTTCACAAATTTGAGAGACTAAATTGACCGACCCTTAAAATTTCAAGTACTAAAATACTCATTTCTTAGAATCTAACACATACCACGATAGCACCTATTCTTTGTAAAAGTGAATACGAAGTTCCAGCCAAAGCAACCTGTAGAGTGTTGACAAAGTTAAACAAACCAAAACAATATCTATCAAAGcaagaaaaagtaaaataaacaaatgcaGATGAAGTTCCCAAGGCATAGCGAAGTGATAGAGCAAAGACATCCGAAGGAGGATCAAGGTTCAAACTCTAGCTACtaacataatatattaaaaactaacATTTCtctatgaaaacaaaaaaacaaaagcaGATGAAGAGTTGTTTTGTTTAACCTGAAAAGCATTTTCAGGGCAGCCATAGAAGAATTTGGCAATAAATCCAGCACTAACAGCAAGTGGTGGTCGGAGAGAAACAGTCGGAGCAGGAAGCCACACAAGCATAAAATCTGCTACAATGGCCATTAcctgttaattaattaaattaaacaataacaaacatgtgattattataaaagataatttggATATAACAAACAATTTCTGGAGAAAAAAGGGGAGTTTCAAATAGAGTTAAACAATAGATAAACAAAAAGATATAACATACCACATCAGCACAAACAAAATCAAGCTCTTTCGTAAAGTTTTCTTTGCGCTTCTCCAATTCCGCAGCAGCCTGAAATGCAAACGCAATATTTGTTACAAATGAATGATATGCATGATCGATGCTTCACATAAATagtcaaattcataaaaataccgagaatagaaaataaataactagGAATTTCCTACTTTGTCACAATAATTAGTTGACTAAGAAAATTCTAAGGATTTGCTAGATAACACAGGTTAATTTGGTCCAGAATATATTGCATTGTATCAAAGACTTCATTTGTTAAAGCCAGAAAGAGGGAGCTAGTATGGAGTGATTTAGGCCAAGTTTTGATTAACTTTGTCACTTATTGGGgctttcaattaaaataagtttataGTTCATCGCTTAGAAAAACCCTTATAACTTATAAGCAGTCCTTAAGAACTTATAGATCAAGGTTTTAAAAAATGGTCCGTGACCGAGAAAACAGCTGCGACAAAAAGGTAAAGGTCGCGGCTATTACTGTTTTTCTCCGTTTTAAGGATGTGAACTGTGAAGAGAAATCACAGGAAATAAATCCGAGAATCTTGTTTTTTACATCTCATGgataaaaaacacattttcaaAATGTATCTAAACACTACCTTATCTCCTTCTCTAGCTCTTATCTTTTCTCATCTCTCAaccaatattatatattattattttattatataacagcataaataattttattaagattTGGGGAATGTTGTGAATAATTCACACTGCGACGACCGCAATCCGTAACGCAGCATCCATAATAGCTAAAATCGCAAAATCCTTAATGCAACCGCTATTTAAAACCTTGTTGAAGATGTTCGTGAAGGAGTAAAAATGAGAGTGTGAGATGTAGATGCTAACTTTAACATCAACAGGAGTTGTTAGTTAAAAAACTCAGTTAAATGtaagattattttaataaaaaaattagtttgctACACTTAACTATAAGCTAATTTTAACTAACTTTTCCTacttaatgtaattattttaaaaatattactcacTCTTTCAGTAAAAACAAAATCTCTCACTCAACTCAATACAAGTGAAACGTGAAGaccatttttaataaatgtcaTCAAGAGAAGTTCAGAAactatactttattttttatatgaattccATAAAATTAAATGCACTTAActaacatttttaatattattaatatgtgTGTAGATAGTtagttttgttatatataagTTGGGATTTGTCACATATTTAGAGTCTATTTGGATTAGCATATTTGGACTTATCTTCTGACATAAGTAATAGTGAGACTATTTGAGAGAGAGTTTATGAACACAACTTATGGCATGTTCGTAAGTTGTTTTGAGCTAATTTCCATGAGCTCtccaaaaacaaaagaaataatttatacGTAAGCATTTACACAATAAACACTCATTCTATAAGCGCTTAATTAAGCTTTTTATCCATACAAAAATGTCTTGGAAAATTATTTGTTTGACTTATGTTATGtcaatttagaaataaaaaaaagtattgacTATTTTTCTACCGGTAcacttatttattatatatctcTAGTAGCTAGACCCACACTCCTTTAAGTGTGGAGAAGTGGAGAATATTTGATTCGAACTCAAGCCCTACTTATCAATCTCCTTGTTACTcgaccatatttttttttctttctagtcAGGATATCTTCATTAGTTTTTAACTCGTTGAAAAGTATATTTAAGACAATAACATTGAAACTTTTACAAGGTATCTCTACAGTTGCAAACAATGACTAATCTATCGAGAAAGCTAGCATGCATTTAAGAATCTACCTCCAATCTTTTCCAATTGTACGGTAAGAGATCCAACATCCATTAAATGATTAATACTATAAATAGTCATAATACCATATTGATACAaagaatcaaaatcaaaatgcaTATGAAAGGAAAATGAACacaataaataaagagattaaTTTCTTATACACATGCATCATAGTGCCATTTTTTAGTTTAGTTTCTAAAATATCCCCACACAaactcaaaaaaagaaaaaatttgatttgattggATGCATgtttaaacaaattttacaCTTCGAgtgtatacaaattaaattaataaataattagataaatTTAGCAACAATAATATATCTCCAAACCTTTGTAAAGATGCCAACCCCACATTCCATAGCAACCTTAGCTAGGAACAAATCATCAGCAAGCAATCTTTCNNNNNNNNNNNNNNNNNNNNNNNNNNNNNNNNNNNNNNNNNNNNNNNNNNNNNNNNNNNNNNNNNNNNNNNNNTTTCCCTAAACCCTCCAAAATTAAGCAACCACCGAAACACACTCGATTTTTCCAGCTCAAAGAATCTCTTCACAATCGAACCCGGCACTCGTCCCGCCTTAACCGCCTCCGCTAAATCCGCTGGCAAATACTCCAACGGCCTACCGACCTCCGCAAGAGCCAGCAGCGCTTCTTCTCTGTTCCGATCCCTATCCTCCGATTCACCATCACCACCACCATCGCCTCCTCCTCCGCTGCCGCCTCCTCCAGTGCCAATTCCTCCGCCGTTTCCGGATGAAAAAATGGCGGTTTTTATAGGTGTGGAAACGGGAGAACGGGAAGTGAAGAGGTTGGAAGGAGAATGTCGACGGTGAGAAATGAAGGTGAGAGTTGGTAGTGGGAGAGAAGTAGAAGAGTGATGGTTATGAGTGGGGAGAGAGAAAGAAGGTGAGTAGAAGTTGGAGAATGAAGAAGCCATTGTAGAGTGATGATGGAGAGGAAAGGTAGTTGACGATTGTCTGTGTGAGAGTGTATATTGACTGTTGAAGAAGATTGTTATTGACAGACGCCACAAAAATCGGACTCACTTTGGACATGTGGGTGTGGCCTATACATCATGTCCTTCcctcatttttaatttaataactgCTAAAGACATGTCTAACCAGTTTTAAATAGTTGATTAAGTCAAATAACTACGTAAATGTATGGTTAAtaacttataattataattgatataaTCAAAGTATAACCCTATAACGTTGAAATATAtgcaattaaattattatataataaagataaatgttAAGTTAAGTTTAAAAGGAAAGtggattaataaaataaatatatatatatatatatatatatatatatatatatatatatatatatttgaaatcgcgattgttaataaatttataaatttacgGTACTACGAAAGATTTTATATATGTCACATATATaagtgattttatatttattttaaaaacacaaatcaaattgttgtaaatttaaaataaatttgattttttgataAGAAGTCATTGtgattataaaattatcattgtgcaatttttatttttgtggtcATATTTCATTCATCGTTACACACTTTTGTCTCTACATAAATTAAGAGTTTCAAAATTATATGGCTTGCATACTCAAAACATTCATGTGTAAAATCTTAAAAatgaataacaaaaataattttttccttctctttgtTATGAGATGTAAATGAGAAAAATGagtaaaatacattaataatactTAATTGATTATGATATGATTGTTGTGCATTCGGATAGAGTAACGTCAAAGAACATTATATGCCTAATTTGGTATCGGTCTCTAGATGGAGTGCGTAGCACCACTTGAACAAAAttactaaatttattaattatgacAAACAATTGTCtcgtatatatttttttttatagttagcGTATTATAAATGTTCTCATTTTTAtgtagatattaaaaaaaaacactactTTTAAGTTATTCTTTAACGACAAACATTTTTCTAGTATAtagttttaatatcaaatatttttccttTGTATCGTGgttttatatatcttttaatgataaatatttgtcctaTATTATGTTATgtattaatgacaaatatttatcattactttttttaataaattgatcgACGACAAATATATGTATGTGTTTTTATGTACCGGTGCCTAATATTGGTCAtgtaatttgtttatatttatcaattacaaatattttttagtgtttttttatattagtgacaaatatttgtcacatgtattttttatctctcaatgccaattatttattttgtggatatttttaatatttatcattgacaaatatatgtcatttattttttatatttcaccGATGACAATTTTTTGTCCCGtgttttttttgtatttagctgtaataaatattttgcaCGTGTTCTTTTTATGTATcagtaatatatatttatctcatgattttttttatatttatcagtgataaatatttgtcctctattttttatatttttcagtaataaatatatatcacatgtttttatatatttattcgtGAAAGCATTTGTCTCTTGttgtttttatgtatcaatattaaatattagtcttgtgttttttatatttattaattataaatatttatctcatgttTTTATATTTACGAGCGATAAATGTTTATCCCGTGATTGTTTTTTCATTTATCAATGACAATTATGTgtcacatatttttaatttatcaatgacaaatatatatcgcatttttttatattcatcagtgataaatatgtatcccttattttttttgtatatttatcagtgataaatatttatctcaagtttttttttatatatacatttgtgacaaatatttgtctcgttttatttttatgtatcaatgacaaatttttgtcctatgttttttatatttatcggttataaatatttttcccacttattttttttttttttatatttttatcttgtgatttcttaaaaaaattatcaataaaaaatatgtgcttcatattttttttatgtatcaatgatGAACATCTGTCTAGTGTTTAGTGTCTTAactttttatgtatcaataacttatatttgtcccgtgtttttatttatttatatttatcaatgaaaaatatgtctccgtatttttttaagtatcaatgaaaaataattgtctcgtttttttatctttcccaagtatttttttttatgtatcattgaaaaaaaaaatttataatctatacattataataaagcaaacatgataaattggcaagtttgacacgtgtcaacaaactagagtgttaagaaaatataagtttctattaatagaaataata
It includes:
- the LOC101506186 gene encoding protein RETICULATA-RELATED 4, chloroplastic-like — protein: MASSFSNFYSPSFSLPTHNHHSSTSLPLPTLTFISHRRHSPSNLFTSRSPVSTPIKTAIFSSGNGGGIGTGGGGSGGGGDGGGDGESEDRDRNREEALLALAEVGRPLEYLPADLAEAVKAGRVPGSIVKRFFELEKSSVFRWLLNFGGFRERLLADDLFLAKVAMECGVGIFTKAAAELEKRKENFTKELDFVCADVVMAIVADFMLVWLPAPTVSLRPPLAVSAGFIAKFFYGCPENAFQVALAGTSYSLLQRIGAIVRNGAKLFAVGTGASLIGTGVTNALINARKVVDKSFADEAEDVPVLSTSVAYGVYMAVSSNLRYQILAGIIEQRILDPLLHQHKLVLSAICFAVRTGNTFLGSLLWVDYARWVGVQKIRE